Proteins found in one Homalodisca vitripennis isolate AUS2020 chromosome 4, UT_GWSS_2.1, whole genome shotgun sequence genomic segment:
- the LOC124359655 gene encoding myophilin gives MPARNKEQEAEVLQWIEEVTGEKLPSQPYEDILKDGVVLCNLINKIVPGSVKKIQTKGTNFQLMENIQRFQAAIKKYGVPEEEIFQTADLFERRNIPQVTLCLYALGRITQLHPEYTGPRLGPKMAEKQERQFTDEQLRASEGHLGLQMGFNKGASQSGHGGFGNTRHM, from the exons GCCAGGAACAAGGAACAGGAGGCAGAAGTGCTCCAATGGATAGAAGAAGTGACGGGGGAGAAGCTGCCCAGTCAGCCATATGAGGATATTCTCAAGGATGGGGTCGTACTTTGTAACCTGATCAACAAGATAGTGCCCGGCTCCGTCAAGAAGATTCAGACCAAAGGAACCAACTTCCAGCTGATGGAGAACATACAGAG ATTCCAAGCTGCAATAAAGAAGTACGGAGTGCCGGAGGAGGAGATATTCCAAACAGCTGATTTGTTTGAGAGGAGAAATATTCCACAAGTAACATTGTGCTTATACGCCCTTGGAAGAATT ACGCAACTCCATCCCGAGTATACGGGACCACGCCTTGGACCCAAGATGGCGGAGAAGCAAGAACGTCAATTTACCGATGAGCAACTGAGGGCCTCTGAGGGTCACCTCGGTCTGCAGATGGGTTTCAACAAGGGGGCTTCACAGTCAGGACACGGTGGTTTTGGCAATACTAGGCACATGTAG